A region from the Melioribacter roseus P3M-2 genome encodes:
- a CDS encoding T9SS type A sorting domain-containing protein, with amino-acid sequence MKLKKLLLFILTVTLYGGVIFAQQTDTVYVPANKENGDPYVNSLIDYIVADTNAAGEQLHSVYKLERGSFYIVDKAVDLKNPVKIVADPPVENDPEKAPPKILSNVTADGGTATMNLINTWADITIKNVWLAGIDAGGQNRGWGYGQALAVQDSFVTVTLDGVWLDYNGWSAIATAQPHTSWFINNLHARNEQNPGDQWTTFVFFLENAGVVDTFVAKNCTYFQSNSFFIFPPDVIQYIEVDHCTFVNLLKWPFHETQWLKAKFTNNIFYNVSALSLTETEEEGQDPDHLEYGLINVDTLAANELGQPGQYTIPESEREIIVKNNLYYFTQDLQDYWANNDSVKAQVWMNSRTRAMFDNDAEWPGLVEENTWNQDPMFNDFPQLSEATAKLVQVCLDIRAGSMHEWDWDADQVSDPQFYRLINPYPLPENFRSYAGLVGTDGLPIGDLRYYPDLVSVEENSNGVPNDFQLLQNYPNPFNPSTIIRFNLNKSGYVKLSVFNLLGEKVITLVDDVKNAGSHFVTWNGKNSASISVPAGIYFYKLEMENNIQVKKMMLLK; translated from the coding sequence ATGAAGCTGAAAAAACTTTTACTGTTTATTCTGACGGTAACGCTCTATGGGGGAGTGATATTTGCACAACAAACGGACACTGTCTACGTGCCTGCGAACAAAGAAAACGGCGACCCGTACGTCAATTCGCTTATCGATTATATAGTTGCCGATACAAACGCCGCAGGCGAACAGTTGCATTCCGTATATAAACTCGAAAGAGGGAGTTTCTACATTGTCGACAAAGCCGTCGACTTGAAAAATCCCGTTAAAATTGTTGCCGACCCGCCGGTTGAAAACGATCCGGAAAAAGCTCCGCCGAAAATCTTATCAAATGTTACCGCTGACGGAGGAACAGCCACAATGAATCTCATTAATACCTGGGCTGACATTACAATTAAAAACGTATGGTTGGCTGGCATTGACGCCGGAGGTCAAAACAGAGGCTGGGGATATGGACAGGCATTGGCTGTTCAGGATTCTTTTGTTACGGTTACGCTCGACGGCGTCTGGCTCGATTATAACGGCTGGTCTGCAATAGCTACAGCACAGCCTCACACGAGCTGGTTCATCAATAACCTCCACGCTCGCAACGAGCAAAATCCGGGCGACCAATGGACGACGTTTGTCTTTTTCTTAGAAAATGCGGGAGTAGTGGATACTTTTGTCGCTAAAAATTGCACCTACTTCCAATCGAACAGCTTCTTTATATTTCCTCCTGATGTAATCCAATATATTGAAGTTGACCACTGTACATTCGTGAATTTGTTAAAGTGGCCCTTCCACGAAACACAGTGGTTAAAAGCCAAATTTACCAATAATATTTTCTATAATGTGAGCGCTCTTTCTTTGACCGAAACGGAAGAAGAAGGTCAGGATCCCGATCACCTTGAATACGGTCTGATTAACGTCGATACACTCGCCGCCAATGAACTGGGCCAACCCGGCCAATATACTATTCCCGAAAGTGAAAGAGAGATAATTGTAAAGAATAATCTTTATTACTTTACTCAGGATCTCCAGGATTACTGGGCTAATAACGACTCCGTTAAAGCTCAGGTTTGGATGAACAGCCGTACAAGAGCCATGTTCGACAACGATGCAGAATGGCCAGGCTTAGTCGAAGAAAATACCTGGAATCAGGATCCGATGTTCAACGATTTTCCTCAGCTTTCGGAAGCTACCGCAAAATTGGTTCAGGTATGTCTGGATATCAGAGCGGGCTCAATGCACGAATGGGATTGGGACGCCGACCAGGTTTCCGATCCCCAATTCTATCGTTTGATCAATCCTTATCCGCTGCCTGAAAACTTCAGATCTTACGCAGGATTGGTAGGCACCGACGGACTGCCGATTGGAGATCTCAGATATTATCCCGATTTGGTAAGCGTTGAAGAAAATTCGAATGGCGTTCCGAATGATTTCCAACTGCTGCAAAATTATCCCAATCCGTTTAATCCCTCGACAATCATCAGATTCAATCTCAACAAATCCGGTTATGTAAAGCTAAGCGTATTTAATTTGTTGGGAGAAAAAGTAATTACTCTGGTTGACGACGTTAAAAATGCAGGAAGTCATTTTGTAACTTGGAACGGAAAAAATTCCGCCAGCATAAGCGTGCCTGCAGGTATTTATTTCTATAAACTAGAAATGGAAAATAATATCCAGGTCAAGAAGATGATGTTACTTAAATAG
- a CDS encoding TonB-dependent receptor, whose translation MKRLQNYFMIPILLFLLIPGIIYASSKIRGKVVDKGTGEPIPGANVILKNTNLGAATDIEGEYIILGVPPGKYTLQISYLGYKPQQFEIEVPDNRTLEYNAKLEYMVLEGEEILITAQAEGQIQAINQQKSALTVKNIVSASKIEELPEANAAEAVGRLPGISLLREGGEGSKVVIRGLSPQYNKIQLNGVSMAATGEADRSVDLSMISPYILSGIEVSKTAMADQEADHLGGTVNFILKGAPKKPVFNFTAQGGYNGLRDEIGNYYYVLGGGKRFFDDKLGVFTQLNLERTDRSNNSAGAGYQMQHDTLTLANSLNLEDIDRVNKRMGGVLVLDYESATTKIKLSNTLNRIDINTFLRQENFDPVGRNHNYYGNYSERNLLTMINALDVEQFIGDLKITGGASYSRSSNKLPEQISMNAQEANAFVRSWTWDDYQIYPFDIVTKALNDTTKTYLNRFVKSNSDMLEEEEAANLNFEWGFRIGEADIKLKFGGEYKHKYKKYDYEQSEIPIAWNDLDIVRLYLKDRFGLTNYDIAGDFPYAPFIDRNYTAGDFKAGIDYTISRVPDKNTMVDVYHEIENLTSVRGIPTGKTIYYDYVPSNSNDYYGYENYFGAYILPTITFGNNKVIFIPGFRYEYNKTEYTANRSNSPGRDTDPYVYFSYTSTRKNNYLLPMIHLKYQVTDWFDVRASYTQTLSRPDYNRIIPTWTTYGNSITWNNVNLKPAEAKNLDIFFSFYTDKLGLLTFGVFNKQIKGFIYGATTWIADSSYLQPEWPASVKPGGQINGFINNPNTAKLWGIEAEWQSNFWFLPGIWRGLVINVNYTYTHSDLKYPRTVPIYEYVKVGPIKIPKIVGTGDGSYNARLLDQPTHIFNFTVGFDYKGFSVRGSAQFKSDVFRADNWYKELQQTTDPLTLWTVKVRQMLPVDGLQIYFNVNNLTKAVDQTSNYGTGWFSYRSYYGLTADLGITYTLN comes from the coding sequence ATGAAGAGGCTACAAAACTATTTTATGATACCGATACTCCTTTTTTTATTAATCCCCGGTATTATATACGCCAGTTCTAAAATCAGAGGTAAAGTTGTCGATAAAGGCACGGGGGAGCCGATACCGGGTGCTAATGTTATTTTGAAAAATACGAATCTAGGCGCAGCTACCGATATCGAAGGCGAATATATTATTTTGGGCGTTCCCCCGGGAAAATATACGCTTCAGATATCATATCTGGGATATAAACCTCAGCAATTTGAAATCGAAGTGCCCGACAACAGAACTCTCGAATACAATGCTAAACTCGAATACATGGTATTGGAAGGCGAAGAAATATTAATTACCGCACAAGCGGAAGGGCAGATTCAAGCGATTAATCAGCAGAAGAGCGCATTGACGGTGAAAAATATAGTATCCGCTTCTAAGATCGAAGAATTACCCGAAGCAAATGCCGCAGAAGCGGTGGGACGTTTGCCCGGCATATCTCTTTTACGCGAAGGCGGCGAAGGCAGCAAAGTGGTAATTAGAGGCTTGTCTCCGCAATACAATAAAATTCAGTTGAACGGAGTAAGCATGGCTGCTACCGGCGAAGCCGACAGAAGCGTTGACCTGAGTATGATTTCGCCTTACATACTTTCCGGTATCGAAGTCAGTAAAACAGCCATGGCAGACCAGGAAGCCGATCACTTGGGAGGCACCGTCAATTTTATTCTGAAAGGAGCTCCCAAAAAACCTGTGTTTAATTTTACCGCGCAAGGAGGTTATAACGGTTTGCGTGATGAAATCGGCAACTATTATTATGTGCTGGGCGGAGGCAAAAGATTCTTTGACGACAAACTTGGCGTCTTTACCCAGCTTAATCTGGAACGAACGGACAGGAGCAATAACAGCGCCGGCGCCGGATATCAAATGCAGCACGATACTCTTACGCTTGCCAACAGTTTGAATCTCGAAGATATCGACAGAGTTAATAAGCGAATGGGCGGCGTTCTTGTGCTCGACTACGAATCTGCCACAACGAAAATAAAACTGTCAAACACGCTTAATAGAATCGACATCAACACTTTCCTGCGTCAGGAAAATTTCGACCCGGTTGGAAGGAATCATAATTACTACGGCAATTATTCCGAACGCAATCTGCTGACTATGATTAACGCCCTCGATGTGGAACAGTTTATAGGCGACTTAAAAATAACCGGCGGAGCCAGCTATTCCAGATCTTCCAATAAATTGCCGGAACAGATTTCGATGAATGCCCAAGAAGCTAATGCGTTCGTAAGGAGCTGGACGTGGGACGATTATCAGATATATCCTTTTGATATTGTAACCAAAGCTTTAAACGATACAACTAAGACTTACCTTAACAGATTTGTAAAAAGCAACAGCGACATGCTCGAAGAAGAAGAAGCCGCCAATCTGAATTTTGAATGGGGCTTTAGAATCGGTGAAGCTGATATTAAATTGAAATTCGGCGGCGAATATAAGCATAAATATAAAAAGTACGACTACGAACAGAGCGAAATACCGATTGCATGGAACGACTTGGATATCGTTAGACTCTATCTGAAAGACAGATTCGGTCTGACCAATTACGATATCGCCGGCGATTTTCCGTATGCTCCCTTTATCGACAGGAATTACACTGCGGGCGATTTCAAAGCCGGTATCGATTATACGATCAGTCGCGTGCCGGACAAAAATACTATGGTAGACGTTTATCATGAAATTGAAAACCTGACCAGCGTACGCGGTATTCCCACCGGAAAGACAATTTATTATGATTATGTGCCCTCCAATTCAAACGACTATTACGGTTACGAAAATTATTTCGGGGCATATATTCTGCCGACAATTACATTCGGAAACAATAAAGTTATATTCATACCCGGTTTCAGATACGAATATAATAAGACCGAATATACGGCAAACAGATCCAACAGCCCGGGAAGAGACACTGATCCTTATGTGTATTTCTCGTACACTTCGACGCGTAAGAACAATTATCTGCTTCCAATGATTCATCTCAAGTATCAGGTTACCGATTGGTTCGATGTTAGAGCAAGTTATACGCAGACGCTATCCCGTCCCGATTACAACAGAATTATACCGACATGGACAACCTACGGCAACAGCATTACGTGGAATAATGTGAATTTGAAACCTGCGGAAGCCAAAAACTTAGACATTTTCTTCTCGTTTTATACGGATAAATTGGGCTTGTTGACATTTGGCGTATTCAACAAGCAAATAAAAGGATTTATATACGGCGCTACTACCTGGATTGCAGATTCGTCTTATTTGCAACCTGAATGGCCTGCAAGCGTTAAACCGGGCGGTCAAATAAACGGTTTCATCAATAATCCGAATACTGCTAAGCTTTGGGGTATTGAAGCCGAATGGCAGTCGAATTTCTGGTTCCTGCCGGGCATTTGGCGCGGATTGGTAATTAACGTCAATTATACTTATACCCACTCCGATCTGAAATATCCCAGAACAGTTCCTATTTATGAATACGTGAAAGTAGGTCCAATTAAGATACCTAAAATAGTCGGCACAGGCGACGGAAGTTATAACGCGCGCCTGCTTGATCAGCCAACGCATATTTTTAATTTCACTGTGGGATTCGACTACAAAGGATTCTCTGTAAGAGGTTCGGCTCAATTCAAATCCGACGTATTCCGCGCAGACAACTGGTATAAAGAGCTGCAGCAAACAACCGATCCGTTAACATTGTGGACCGTAAAAGTAAGACAGATGCTGCCGGTTGACGGTCTGCAAATCTACTTCAACGTAAATAATCTGACTAAAGCTGTGGACCAGACTTCTAATTACGGCACGGGTTGGTTCAGCTACCGAAGCTATTACGGTCTGACTGCAGATTTGGGAATTACATATACGCTAAATTAA
- a CDS encoding family 16 glycosylhydrolase → MRTRILLLLLIALTLKVDLIFSQEYQLVWSDEFDGAELDTDKWEFQIGNGPPAGWGNNELEYYRKENATVSDGFLTITAKKENYQGFQYTSSRIRTINKGDWKYGKFEIRAKMPKGKGLWPAIWMLPTDNVYGGWAASGEIDIMEYLGHDTTTVYGTLHYGGSWPNNVHSGKSYTLKSGGFNEDFHTFTLVWEEGRMDWYVDGQLYQTQTHWYTSGQSFPAPFDQRFHLILNLAVGGNWPGNPDGSTKFPQEFVIDYVRVYQKVSTDIEEGNNSGKPSDFYLGQNYPNPFNSQTVIEYQLPKAANVKITLYNIYGQTADVIVDEYHNAGNYKYFYDASKLSSGVYTYSLNAGGRSQSRKLVLIK, encoded by the coding sequence ATGAGAACAAGAATATTATTGCTCTTATTAATTGCGCTGACATTAAAAGTTGACTTGATATTTTCGCAGGAATATCAATTGGTTTGGTCCGACGAATTCGACGGCGCCGAGCTGGATACGGATAAATGGGAATTTCAGATTGGCAACGGACCGCCCGCAGGGTGGGGCAATAACGAACTCGAATATTACAGAAAAGAAAACGCTACTGTTAGCGACGGATTTCTGACCATCACGGCAAAGAAGGAAAATTATCAAGGTTTCCAATACACCTCTTCCCGTATAAGAACAATCAATAAGGGAGATTGGAAATACGGCAAGTTCGAAATAAGAGCCAAAATGCCCAAAGGTAAAGGACTCTGGCCAGCCATATGGATGCTGCCCACCGACAACGTATACGGCGGCTGGGCTGCCAGCGGCGAAATCGATATTATGGAATATCTCGGTCACGATACAACCACTGTTTACGGCACTCTTCATTACGGGGGTTCGTGGCCAAATAACGTTCATTCCGGAAAATCGTATACTCTAAAGTCGGGCGGATTCAACGAAGACTTCCATACTTTTACTCTGGTTTGGGAAGAAGGCAGAATGGATTGGTACGTAGACGGGCAACTCTATCAAACGCAGACGCATTGGTACACATCGGGGCAAAGTTTCCCCGCGCCGTTTGATCAACGTTTTCATCTGATTCTCAACTTAGCCGTAGGCGGCAACTGGCCGGGAAATCCGGACGGTTCCACTAAATTTCCTCAGGAATTCGTTATCGATTACGTCAGAGTTTATCAAAAAGTGAGCACGGATATCGAAGAAGGAAACAATTCGGGAAAACCCTCAGATTTTTATTTGGGACAGAATTATCCGAATCCTTTTAACTCGCAAACTGTCATTGAATATCAATTGCCCAAAGCAGCCAACGTTAAAATAACGCTTTATAATATCTACGGACAAACCGCCGATGTAATTGTGGATGAATATCACAATGCGGGCAATTATAAATATTTTTACGACGCATCGAAATTGAGTTCGGGAGTTTATACTTATTCATTAAATGCCGGGGGGCGTTCGCAAAGCCGTAAACTTGTATTAATAAAATAA